The following nucleotide sequence is from Cucumis melo cultivar AY chromosome 1, USDA_Cmelo_AY_1.0, whole genome shotgun sequence.
aatttttttgttcaatatagtctaattgataGATTGCTCCCACTTATTTCAGGTAACAAGAAATGAAATAAGACGCTTTTAAAAATCATATTTTCCAAATGAGTTTCCTTTAAATAATGATTtcaattcaaaatataaaatttgacCATCGCTTGTTTTATGGGTATTGGTGGGGTGCTAACAAATTCTTCATATACAAATGACTCCcaaactcaactctagtttttgcaaataattttcttataatttcattaaaaatttgtttactttattttggtGTCCAATCACAACGTAAAAAAGATTGGAGGCGATTTTTTTTgcgttttattttaaaatgaacTTATTTTGAGGACGTTTGCCGTTCTAAATTGTCTCAAGAACGTGgtgaaaataaatcaaaataccattttgattttcaaacttagatattttttataattttttcctTGTATTTTAATTCTCCAATTTTGGTCTATGTAGTTTGaataaaaagttatttttttaatagcaaatggacaaaaatatcgaaaaaaaaatagcaaaatagacCAAGATATATAGATTACTAATGATTGACACATGTAGTAATCTATCGTGGTCTACAAATAAATGATgacattttactatatttataaatattttcaaaagttttaatttgttatttaaattttttcgTTTTAGTACACCAATTGAGAGTAGAGAATTAAAATAACATACTTCGTGCTGATTAACTAGTACTTTTATATGGTCGTTAAGCTAAGTTCTCATTGGAACAACTATTTTTGTTTTGGTGCATATTATTAAACCTTTTCGGTCTTTAATATAATTACACTATGCCTCTTATAATTTTATCTAATttttacacaaaaaaaaaaaaagaagaagaagaagaagaaacagtTGCAAATACatttattgtaatttattttattcgTTCACCTATGATTAAACATTTCTACAATGAACAAATTTCTGCATTATGAACAACTGGGTGTGATTTCCTTCTGATAATGATTCATGCAACAGCTAATATATATATCACACTTGCCTTAGCTTTTGTAAGTATCTAAAACAagatgtgtgtgtgtgtgtttttttttataaattttgtagCATATCTATCAACTTTGATTTCTATGTCCTGAAGAAGCCATTAGGATACCAACAGCCGCCATGAACATTAACAACATACTTATGAGCAAAGCATATGTTTTCTTCGATGATCTACGGTATTCTCCAAATAGAACAATTCCCCAGAACGTGCTTACCAGTGGAAGCGCCTGAAACATAAACCAATAATGTaacatgtttttctttttttttatgagtTTAAGAATATCTTGGGCCAGATTCAACCTCTCATCTTTGTGTCGGAATACATGTATATGTGTTGGCTACTTAACTTGACAACCAGATATTATATATCCAACAGATAAATGCCTAGCTTCATGCATATTAGCATAGAAGTTTAAGTCTATGGATGATTGAACCctttaaaacataaacttaCAGAATTTATAGGGACAAAAATGgaatattttaaaactatagGAAACAAGTGATCCAAAATCGAAAGTATATATGTACataaattgatataatatgCAACATTCTACATAATTACATTTAGCTTCACCTTTTTTGAGTCAATTGATAAACTAAAATGATATGAAAAGTTGCGTTGTCTAGGATGTGATGTGTTCAAGCCCTCTTacaaagttttttttctttctcaattaAAATTGTCAATTGACCTAAAAATTTATGCTAATGGATGgatcaaatttaatataatatcaaatATTCTCACGTAGGTTTGAAATAAGAAACAGACCCAATAAGtagaaataaatattaaatggGATGAAACAATAAACAGAGAACCTACAAAATTTTCTCCGACACCATCAATATACGAAAAAGCATGGTAAATTTAGCATGAAATACACAAGGCTTTGTTGacataaaaagtaaataaataaaagcatTTTGGAGAAGAAAAAAACTGACCTGCACAGCATCCGCTGCAGCATAACCAGCAGCTTGGCCACCCATAAACTGCAAACCATTGCCAAAGCCACACAAGAGTCCAGCCAACAACGCCCATCCTCTACCATTCCAATCATTCACATATGCCTTCAATGTTGTTTTTGGCGAGTTAAGTATGGGGCGGTAAAGGAAGACGACGTTGAGAACGATGGCTATGACGAAGCAAGAAACCGAGAAGTAGAAAAACGCAGTGTAGACCGACAAGTGCGGAACACCGTTGTTTAAAGTGTGCCATTGATCGTTTGTTGCCAAATTGAATGCTGGTGAGAAGAGAGAAAAGCAAATTCCAGCAAAGAAAGTTATGGATAGTCCAATTAATGTACTCTTACCAAAGACCTGCAAGTTTGGATCAAAATGTTATTTAAATTAGATTCATGGAATTAGCTATGTATTAGTTCTCTCCATTAATCTCTCCCAAAATATTTCTTCCTCTGAATTTCAGAATTTGCTAGTGTGTTATACATACTTTAATGGATCTTCTTTTCTCAAGTTGAACAAGAAAATCTGCAGTACCAAATTTTGCCTTCAGTGAAGAACAATTAGCACTTTCCAAGTCTGCTGACTCAATTATATAAATGtcaaaataacataaaaaaaagcCACAAACTTCTATATTTGCATATACAAGGATGACTAAAAAAGTTAAATCATATATAATgcacaaaatttaaaataaaaaatttaccCTTGCTTGATTTAGGAGGAGCATCAGTTGTGCTGTCAAAATTGGATTAAGGAAAAACTTTATTATCAAACAAATATGAATGAATAGTCAAATCAACCAATATTTCTATAGAAAAACAcacaaatccaataaaatatATTACCAAATTGGGGAATGAAAACAATCAAAACAAACTAATAAATTACTCTCACTCTGTCACGTACACAACTAACACATATGTTTAATGAACTACATAaatttttgtttcaattctCTAATTGTTACATTTTTCTATTCTATCTCTTTACAGATTTTCGAAAatgttagatattatattaaatttatctttatctactAATTTAAGTTTTTGGATCGATCGGTAATTTAAGATATATAAGAGTAGGCTGTATAGGAAAGTCTTGTGTTCAATCCCTTACTATGTTCTTTCCCCCTCGATCAAAATTGATTTTCACTTGTTAAGccttttaaatatttcaagcctaCAAGTGAGATTAAATTTACCTGGACCTTTGGTACAGGGGCTAGAAATCACCACCTTCTGTTataccatcttaaatcaccaattcaacccaaaagcttaagctaacgagtaaaagtaaatttatttatataacaATGAACAAGATCATAAGATTATGAAAGCAACAAAAACGTACTTGGATTCTTGGTTCGTGTGGCGAGACAAACTTTCAAGTTTTGCTTTGTTATCAGCTGTGTTGGATGAGTGAACAGCAGAACCAAGACAAACAGCAATCAAAAAGCAAGCAACACCAGGGAAAAGTATCTCAGCTTTATTGATTTTGTCATCAAGAAAGTAGTTTAAAGTTGTACCTATTTAAAGAAAATGgtatataaaatacattttttaagtaacatattaactatatatataggTTAGCTATCGAAGAGATATTTATAGAGAGACAAGACCTATAACAACTGTTATGCTTGAAGTGATAACTTCTGTAACTGATAAACCGACAAAAGCCCAAGCATATTGAGTTGAAAGATTTCCAAGACTTAGTACTATCCCACCTGCCATAGCAAACATCACAGAAGGCCAATTATCCTGCATATAAGCCACACTTTACAACATTATAAACCTATTATTATTTACAACATAAAAATTGAACGCCCACAAACTTATACAATAAAACACCCACATACGTGTACATATATTATTGTTACAATTTCTACAACTTTGTAAGTCAAACTTTTAACATTTTTGTAGAAGTTTGAAGGTTTTTAATTTTACCATATATGACTATGGGTGTggtttttgtaattaatttgcCCATTTTCAGAGATTGAGATGTTTTAAATCCCATTTTAGTTCTTAAACTCTTAGAAGACAGACTAATTTAGCGCATACTCTATTATTTTTCCATCTAATAACACTTATCCAAATGTTTGTCATTAACTTGTATATGACTTCAAATCATGTTCGGATAGGCATGCTAGTACACAGACTAGAAACTATGTCCTTAGTAAGATCAAAATATCATATACTTTAAGAGCTTAAGTACTAAAGCTACAACAAACTTGAAGATATTACAGAAAACAGAGAGAGTGTCATGAAAGGGGTGGTTGTATAGATATGAAAATAGAAGAGAAAAATAGAGGGAAAGAAATAAACCTGAGAAAGCTGTTGGATAAAATTAGGATGATGAAGAGAGGAATTCCCAATCTCACCAAAGGTGAAAGCAATGATTAGAGCAGCTAATAAGTTGGTTATGGAGTAATCAAGATAAGTATGTTGAGGAAGACGCCCTCTTCGTTCAAGCAAAGTCAAAAGTGCTGGCCATGTTCCTAATAACAAAAGTGCAAATACCATACAAGCTATAGCACCTCCTTTACTCTCCACCACATACATCTTTTTAATTGATTAACCTCCAAACAAATCCTGCACACAACCCATCATATACTAATTAATCGCTCGATCACCTTAAAAATCATAAGCATATGTCAACTCTTTAATTTGAAGTTTAATAACCAAGAAGTTAGAGGTTTGAATCTCATCTCCATGCATGGTTAAAATAGTAATGTTGTGGCTTTAAGAGATAGGGTGAGGAGTCTAAATTTACCACAATATACAATAACTATACCACATTGGCCGAACTTCTCCATGAAGTAGATTAGTTGATTTGAGTAGACAGAGACTCTATGATATCCATCACTTTTTTAAAGAACAGAAAATAGCGAAAAATCATAAAAGAAGAGAGGTTCACTGAAGATTTGGGAAGTAGTATGCACCCAGTTCACAGGGTTCTATCACTCCAAAAGTCTAATCATACTCAAATGAAGAGTATGATCTCGTTTAGAAAGAACAATCGCAATCTATATTCTTAACTAGATAATCACACTCTCGATAATTTGAACGACTAtagaaacaaaaatgaaaaaaagttaCATAGATAGGAGGAATCATAACTAGAATATGGAAAtgtaaagaagaaaatagaagtAGATGATTGAAATCTACTTTGTTGACAGTTCACAAACAAAGAAATATTGAAATCTCATAGTAAAAAGAAATGAATAAGGAACGAACCAAGGGGATCGGAGAAGATGATTATGAATGGTAGTGGTTGGGGAAATGAAATTGGTTGAATGTGAATATGGAAGTCCACGCACATGGCTTCAAATTTGTAATCTAAAAGGATGATTCTCTTTCATATAAGGTTGTAGTGTGTAGTTTCCACAAAAGAAGTCAAAGATTCCGGTTGCGTATTCATCGTACCCTCTTGACTTTTTAGGATTACAATACTTGTACAGCTGATGAGTTTTGGAATACATCTTTCcatgtttaatttaaaatatgacaACATaacatttagtttttttaaagtttattttaaaaagagttattataaaaaggaaataaaaaatgtttaaataaaaatgagttttttaaaaaatattttttttcttaaccaATCCTAGCCATTCTATCCCACTTTTACTTGGGAAAGATTTTGGCAAATAGGCTTTCTCACA
It contains:
- the LOC103497572 gene encoding ureide permease 2-like isoform X4, with product MYVVESKGGAIACMVFALLLLGTWPALLTLLERRGRLPQHTYLDYSITNLLAALIIAFTFGEIGNSSLHHPNFIQQLSQDNWPSVMFAMAGGIVLSLGNLSTQYAWAFVGLSVTEVITSSITVVIGTTLNYFLDDKINKAEILFPGVACFLIAVCLGSAVHSSNTADNKAKLESLSRHTNQESNTTDAPPKSSKAFNLATNDQWHTLNNGVPHLSVYTAFFYFSVSCFVIAIVLNVVFLYRPILNSPKTTLKAYVNDWNGRGWALLAGLLCGFGNGLQFMGGQAAGYAAADAVQALPLVSTFWGIVLFGEYRRSSKKTYALLISMLLMFMAAVGILMASSGHRNQS
- the LOC103497572 gene encoding ureide permease 2-like isoform X3, whose product is MYVVESKGGAIACMVFALLLLGTWPALLTLLERRGRLPQHTYLDYSITNLLAALIIAFTFGEIGNSSLHHPNFIQQLSQDNWPSVMFAMAGGIVLSLGNLSTQYAWAFVGLSVTEVITSSITVVIADNKAKLESLSRHTNQESNTTDAPPKSSKDLESANCSSLKAKFGTADFLVQLEKRRSIKVFGKSTLIGLSITFFAGICFSLFSPAFNLATNDQWHTLNNGVPHLSVYTAFFYFSVSCFVIAIVLNVVFLYRPILNSPKTTLKAYVNDWNGRGWALLAGLLCGFGNGLQFMGGQAAGYAAADAVQALPLVSTFWGIVLFGEYRRSSKKTYALLISMLLMFMAAVGILMASSGHRNQS
- the LOC103497572 gene encoding ureide permease 2-like isoform X2, with amino-acid sequence MYVVESKGGAIACMVFALLLLGTWPALLTLLERRGRLPQHTYLDYSITNLLAALIIAFTFGEIGNSSLHHPNFIQQLSQDNWPSVMFAMAGGIVLSLGNLSTQYAWAFVGLSVTEVITSSITVVIGTTLNYFLDDKINKAEILFPGVACFLIAVCLGSAVHSSNTADNKAKLESLSRHTNQESNTTDAPPKSSKDFLVQLEKRRSIKVFGKSTLIGLSITFFAGICFSLFSPAFNLATNDQWHTLNNGVPHLSVYTAFFYFSVSCFVIAIVLNVVFLYRPILNSPKTTLKAYVNDWNGRGWALLAGLLCGFGNGLQFMGGQAAGYAAADAVQALPLVSTFWGIVLFGEYRRSSKKTYALLISMLLMFMAAVGILMASSGHRNQS
- the LOC103497572 gene encoding ureide permease 1-like isoform X1, whose amino-acid sequence is MYVVESKGGAIACMVFALLLLGTWPALLTLLERRGRLPQHTYLDYSITNLLAALIIAFTFGEIGNSSLHHPNFIQQLSQDNWPSVMFAMAGGIVLSLGNLSTQYAWAFVGLSVTEVITSSITVVIGTTLNYFLDDKINKAEILFPGVACFLIAVCLGSAVHSSNTADNKAKLESLSRHTNQESNTTDAPPKSSKDLESANCSSLKAKFGTADFLVQLEKRRSIKVFGKSTLIGLSITFFAGICFSLFSPAFNLATNDQWHTLNNGVPHLSVYTAFFYFSVSCFVIAIVLNVVFLYRPILNSPKTTLKAYVNDWNGRGWALLAGLLCGFGNGLQFMGGQAAGYAAADAVQALPLVSTFWGIVLFGEYRRSSKKTYALLISMLLMFMAAVGILMASSGHRNQS
- the LOC103497572 gene encoding ureide permease 2-like isoform X5 — protein: MYVVESKGGAIACMVFALLLLGTWPALLTLLERRGRLPQHTYLDYSITNLLAALIIAFTFGEIGNSSLHHPNFIQQLSQDNWPSVMFAMAGGIVLSLGNLSTQYAWAFVGLSVTEVITSSITVVIADNKAKLESLSRHTNQESNTTDAPPKSSKDFLVQLEKRRSIKVFGKSTLIGLSITFFAGICFSLFSPAFNLATNDQWHTLNNGVPHLSVYTAFFYFSVSCFVIAIVLNVVFLYRPILNSPKTTLKAYVNDWNGRGWALLAGLLCGFGNGLQFMGGQAAGYAAADAVQALPLVSTFWGIVLFGEYRRSSKKTYALLISMLLMFMAAVGILMASSGHRNQS